Proteins found in one Brachypodium distachyon strain Bd21 chromosome 5, Brachypodium_distachyon_v3.0, whole genome shotgun sequence genomic segment:
- the LOC100835172 gene encoding uncharacterized protein LOC100835172 isoform X2, which yields MIGSAARESQEEQEHLDRDGTENLAPTQTEPDQTQHSSQQSLKPCTITSSSTGAAASHQPPPPHQQQHGTRISLLRQAKQHPTAARAAATRWSLAGDRFPATPDPFPPSASEEVRASEVHSLAVLSSCFPKLYFVTELYTKRGWIGGRI from the exons ATGATAGGCTCTGCAGCGAGGGAGAGTCAAGAGGAACAAGAACACCTAGACCGAGACGGAACGGAGAACCTTGCACCAACACAGACAGAGCCCGACCAAACACAGCACAGCAGCCAGCAAAGCCTCAAACCTTGCACCATCACTTCCAGCTCCACCGGGGCAGCAGCAAGccaccagccgccgccgccgcaccagcagcagcacggcaCTCGAATCTCCTTGCTGCGGCAAGCGAAGCAGCATCCCACGGCAGCTCGCGCAGCAGCGACGCGGTGGAGTCTGGCTGGAGATCGATTTCCTGCAACCCCTGACCCGTTTCCTCCCTCCGCGTCCGAGGAAGTGCGCGCTAGCGAAG tTCATTCTTTAGCAGTGCTGAGCTCATGCTTCCCAAAACTG TATTTTGTGACTGAGCTGTATACAAAGAGAGGTTGGATTGGAGGAAGAATATAG
- the LOC100835172 gene encoding uncharacterized protein LOC100835172 isoform X1, with the protein MPSTKPPSVPPAPSLQLSPSSAARQSTRIDLREIKSKIVKRIGPDRAKKYFQHLERFLSSKLSKNEFDKLCLAALDRENLSLHNHLVRSILHNACAASGPPASCASKLIGDVTSSEYTVVPPVWNGDTLNQHVKDKQPLSKSVNTLTQHSPMNHHGDNVTRENGAPYLLDPKRHTQVQQSEHVEPLTKHSRVEKTPLFFYGSPHSNGPSSVDARETMEEEIIHHAQGLVQAPIGIQFGAATSGRTLIPSSLGSVTSDDSSINCYELGELCDTLSLRMKMEKTAEVEGLEGVSIECANLLNNGVDVFLKQLIGSCVELAGTGCQHGKLSHAALKQKLFRKLINGVSLQNQAHMQGGITPPGTRSISMQDLKTVSELNPHLLGRNASVLLEKINSHD; encoded by the coding sequence ATGCCGTCCACTAAGCCGCCATCAGTGCCACCAGCACCAAGCCTGCAACTTTCACCATCATCTGCAGCACGACAGAGCACTCGTATTGACCTTCGTGAGATCAAGTCCAAGATTGTTAAGAGGATTGGGCCAGACAGAGCAAAGAAGTATTTTCAACATCTGGAGAGGTTCTTATCTTCAAAATTGAGCAAGAATGAGTTTGATAAGCTCTGCCTTGCAGCACTTGACCGTGAGAACCTCTCATTGCACAACCATCTCGTCCGTTCTATCCTTCATAATGCCTGTGCAGCAAGTGGCCCTCCTGCAAGTTGTGCTTCTAAGTTGATTGGGGATGTCACCAGTTCAGAATATACAGTGGTTCCTCCTGTCTGGAATGGTGACACTTTGAACCAGCATGTCAAAGACAAACAACCATTGAGCAAAAGTGTAAACACATTAACGCAGCATTCACCAATGAATCATCATGGTGATAATGTTACTAGGGAGAATGGTGCTCCATATTTGCTTGATCCGAAGAGACATACACAGGTTCAGCAAAGTGAGCATGTGGAGCCACTTACCAAGCACTCACGCGTGGAAAAGACACCACTATTTTTCTATGGGTCTCCACATAGCAATGGCCCTTCTTCTGTAGATGCTAGAGAAACcatggaagaagaaattaTACACCATGCCCAAGGTTTGGTGCAAGCTCCAATTGGGATTCAGTTTGGTGCTGCTACTTCTGGTCGGACTCTCATACCTTCCTCCCTTGGTTCTGTCACTTCAGATGATAGCTCTATTAATTGTTATGAACTTGGTGAATTATGTGATACTTTATCACTCAGaatgaaaatggaaaaaaCAGCAGAAGTAGAAGGTTTGGAAGGGGTTTCAATAGAGTGCGCTAATTTGTTGAATAATGGAGTTGATGTTTTCTTGAAGCAGTTGATTGGATCTTGTGTTGAGCTTGCGGGAACAGGATGTCAACATGGCAAACTTAGCCATGCAGCATTGAAGCAGAAGCTATTCCGGAAGCTAATAAACGGTGTATCACTGCAAAATCAAGCCCATATGCAGGGTGGGATTACACCTCCAGGGACTAGATCGATCTCAATGCAAGACTTAAAGACAGTGTCAGAACTAAACCCTCATCTCCTTGGGCGTAACGCATCAGTGCTACTTGAAAAGATTAATTCACATGACTAA
- the LOC100837945 gene encoding uncharacterized protein LOC100837945, giving the protein MATSKKEPLYPRKERTTTIRMSPNIRPSSSSESSSGYSARQARSVPSSPDRKFGPSAGATTATAAAAAAAPSASPDMCPRPSLSAAGRSVSSRTMSSSGSYIHVGKPSTGAAASKPSLARAKSDKVRTTATSQRPPVLAVPPSNSFKDMARTAAAAKSPSTLPKSKVSPRPCTEKGVGIQRAPSPGASRGGKITPPVPSARAPVAAAKKRVEKAANGGASASSRAASASQRATRKEKEEEPSMQFEASESLTTSIEDHLQKRLPDPVDLKSMGSAASGSVRHGHQQEPYSEQQGKSGEEVKEHSHKEEKGGGCELRNGKHGADELEGAEKEEAKAMAEVTQSWRKDDPTSNDVIEETKSKLLEERKSRVKALVGAFETVMSFKE; this is encoded by the coding sequence ATGGCGACATCCAAGAAGGAGCCTCTCTACCCGAGAAAGGAGAGGACGACGACCATCAGGATGTCCCCGAACATCAGgccctcctccagcagcgAATCGTCCTCCGGCTACAGCGCGCGGCAGGCAAGGTCAGTCCCGAGCTCCCCGGACCGCAAATTCGGTCCTTCAGCTGGGGCAACAACGGCaacagcggcagcggcagcggcggctcccTCTGCCTCTCCGGACATGTGCCCTCGTCCATCCTTGTCGGCTGCCGGCCGGTCCGTCTCGTCGCGGACAATGTCGAGCTCAGGCTCATACATCCATGTGGGCAAGCCATCCACCGGTGCTGCGGCATCGAAGCCGAGTCTGGCGAGAGCGAAATCCGACAAGGTTCGTACTACTGCCACCTCACAGCGGCCTCCTGTGCTCGCTGTGCCGCCGAGCAATTCGTTCAAGGACATGGCCAGgacagcggcagcagccaaGTCGCCGTCCACCTTGCCGAAGAGCAAGGTGTCACCAAGGCCTTGCACTGAGAAAGGTGTGGGCATCCAGAGGGCGCCATCGCCGGGAGCTTCGAGAGGTGGGAAGATCACTCCGCCGGTGCCATCGGCACGGGCACCAGTTGCCGCTGCGAAGAAGAGAGTAGAAAAAGCTGCAAATGGTGGTGCTAGTGCAAGCTCAAGGGCAGCAAGTGCCTCTCAAAGGGCAACAAggaaggagaaagaagaggagccATCAATGCAGTTTGAGGCATCTGAGAGCCTAACCACGTCCATCGAAGATCACCTGCAGAAGCGACTTCCTGACCCTGTCGATCTGAAATCCATGGGCTCGGCTGCTTCTGGTTCAGTTCGACATGGTCATCAGCAGGAGCCATACTCTGAGCAACAAGGCAAGAGCGGGGAGGAAGTCAAAGAGCACTCACataaagaagagaaaggaggAGGTTGTGAGCTGCGCAATGGAAAGCACGGTGCTGATGAATTGGAGGGagcagaaaaggaagaagctaAAGCAATGGCTGAGGTTACCCAGTCCTGGAGGAAGGATGATCCAACGAGCAACGATGTGATTGAGGAAACCAAAAGCAAGCTcctggaggagaggaagagcagGGTGAAAGCCTTGGTAGGCGCCTTCGAGACGGTCATGTCCTTCAAGGAGTAG